tgccACAATTTTCATCACAAGAAAATAAATTGAATGATAAACCACCTTCtgacagtcatttcgaattgaagTAACGCTTGTGTAAACATGTGTACTATGAGAAGATAGATCGCATATTTAAGGTGGAAAAAGGAGAAGAATCCCCCCCCAccgaaaagataaaaaatgaaaagaactGCTATATTAAAACTCCATTTATTCAGGCAAAACACTTTGCAACAGTTATTCTGAATTGAACTCTTGGCTCTTGTCTAAACATATGTGCATTATAAAAGGATAAATTTAGaataattatcataataaatatgtattataataacattaaaacTCCATTTATTCAGGCAAAACACTTTGCAACAGTTATTCTGAATTGAACTCTTGGCTCTTGtctaaacatatacatataaacatataaatttagaatatttatcataataaatatGTGTAATAGTACACTGTaattacaataattacatattcCTGGATCCAGTTAACATCCAAAGGCTAGTTCACATGTTTTATCCATGATCAGACAGTTCCCAATTACAACTATAACGTGGTCAACACGGTAATAATACAGATACTTGTAGTGAAAACAACTggaaaatatagaatatgtttCATAAATTATCGACCCGTGCCATAACAAAAAGTACCACTGAGTTCGAAGTATTCTCCTTGAATGTTATGTCCTGAAGACACGATAGTATTGCACTGctcattacaacaaaacaaaatcctTTCGGGCTCACGACTGCTGCTTTGGTTTTCGTCAAGCTGCTGCAAGTTGTCGTGGGGTCACTGCGTTCCGGTGGAATAGATGTCCACATATATTTCGACAATTCCCTCATGTTCCATCTAGTCCGAGAATCTTTGGTGCAGAACAACCTTCTGGTCATGAAACTTTAGTTTAGTGAGACGTATTGTTAGGCAAAACACTTAAATGATTCTCAATTGATTCAATTTTTGTGATTAGGAGATtaaaattttttaataaataaaatatatttttaaaaaaaagaaagaaaaaaagaacgCACACAAATATTATTGACACTTTTCAGTATAATATTTGGTATACCAATACCTCAATCAAACTATCCAGATTAATGTTTTGTGCTTTACAGCACATATACGTAAAGTATTAAACTTCATATAAAGAATAATAAGATAATTATTTATAAGTCAACAATACTagtatttttgtaaatttttcttttcatttttaccATATTAGAAACATGTTCTATGGTTTCATTTTCTCTATCACAGATATAACCactattttaaaatcttttacaGTTTGGAcataattacattgtacatgtctTCACATCTCTTAAAACTCTAAAATAAAGCAATACattaatcaacatgtttacaaacatatttgtttatacatgattatattctagaaagttctataacctagactaatgatatgacctttataggatgtattgataaaaaaagctataggagttatctcccttatctcataactacatgtatttagtgtcatacataacacaagaaaaaaaattattgaaaaaaaaccctgtagcggtcatttcgaattgaactAACCTTTgtctaaacatatgtgtactatgaAAATATAGATCACATGACTGAGGCGGAAAAAAGATAGGGAAACATCCCCCCCAACATAACCGTTCATAGAGAAAAAtcacataattaaaaaaattacatattcCCGGATCAAGTTAACATCCAAAGGCCACTTCACATGTTTTTCCATGATTCAGACAGTTCCCAATTATAACTAGAACGTGATTAGTACCGTAATAAtccatgttttgttttattgaatacaactgaaaaacaaaaaatagaaatCAAAAAGTTCCATCGCGTTCGAATTATTCTCAATCACATTCTTTAATAGTCATCATCGTCGTCCATATCAACCTCAAAGTCGACCTCATCGACCTCATCGTCCTCACTATTACTATCATCCTCGATTTCCTCATCAGTAGCCAGAAGGTCGACGAGAGATGGCGGAAAGATTGGACCACAAGACCAGACCGGTTCCAATGTCCCATCCTGGTTTTTTTTCCCAACCCTGGTTCATGTCGTATGGTTTCGGTTTCCAGAAGATGGGTTCGGCCGAGCGTTTGTAACATGCCACCCTGTAATTTACACGCTGAATATGTGGGGTAAGTGAATCTTTGCAGGGTGGTAAACGAGCGAAGTCTATTTTTGACTTACTGTTCAAGGCTTCATCTTCTCCAACCATTTTCATGAGTATTTTGGTCCTGACCTGATTTACTCTTCCCTCGCGTCCCTGATTGTACATCATACATGTGAAGGCCTCGAGATTCTCTTCAACTTCATGACTCACCTCCCAGTCGTTACCAAGCTGACTAAAACAGGAACAGCAATGTGATAAGATAAAATTGAAAGTTTAGCCTGAAATGTGAGTTGAATGTCATCtgaaaacaaacacatttacatGGAGTAACATAATATATTATCAACAAACCTGAAGACTTTCTGGAATTTGGGATTCTTTTGCTTTTTAAGGTGACTTTGTATACCCTTGAAGGAACTGGTACAATCCTCGCCGCTGACATAGTATCCGAGCAACGGTACGGTTGTCCAAGGGATGCTGCTAATTCAGAGACATTAACAAGCTGACGGTATTTACCGGTTCCCGTATCGAGGTAGATGTCCAGGTTGATCTTGTCAGCGTGATGCAGCATGATGAAGAATATGTCACTATCGGGTGTCCTAACTACTGCTGACTTGAATCCAAGCATCACGGCATGGTGTAGATACAGTATCACGCGACTATCAGTTTCCTCCTGGTCCGATCGAAGATTATGGATTTCGTTGACGTCGATCTGAAGTGGAAAAATATAAGACAGTTTAGTTACACGGTTTACCaatcatcattaatttatttttcctagaacaaaattaaaacaaatcctTACTACCTCTCCTTCCGTTGATGTCAGACTATAAACTAATCCTTCTACGATAATAATAGCCGTCCCACACTTCGCCAATCGAGATGTAGCGTCGTTGCTTTTCCAGGTCCTCAGCAAGAGCTGGCAGAATTGACGCTTGTTATCGTCGTTTCCCAAGAATAGTTTGAAGTCCTGTGGCTTTCTCGTTGACGGCCCTTGTACAATAAACTTTTCGGACGAGCCGCGTCTTAGTCTCCTGGTCTTTGATGGAGTCGGGTTGGTAGGAGTCGGTCGAAAAGATAAAGTGTTTTCTGGCCACCATCTGATCCAAGAGCTGCAAGCAAATGGCTCCAAATGTTGGCGCAAGGTTTGTGAGAGCATGGAAAAGAGCGTTCCCATCTTGGATGAATAGTGCATCTTTGGGATAAGATATCTCTTCCATCTTGTCATCCAGAATGAATGCATCATCGCGGCCTTGTTAGTTTTGGTGAAGAAACCATCAGGGGTACACAGTGCGTGTGGAACAGGTGATAGAGAGTAGCGCATAAGTTCGTCTAGGTCAAGTGGTTCCTCCTGCGTCTGTGACTTCACAAGTAACTGGAATGCTAGGTTGCTCTGTTCCTGGTACTGGATCAGCCTCAAAACAAACACAGATGTTAGTTTAAGTTGTAAAATGAATGtaatgaatattatatttttcctAAAATATGTGAATGACTTAGTACTTATATTACCTTCCCAGCTGTAGAGGTTAACTTCACTATCTTGTTGTTTGCCTCCATTGTCAAGAGTTTGCTTTTCTTGATGGGGTCGAAGTAGCTTGTATCACATCCGCCTTTAATGCGATCTCTGATAAAGTTCACCTTAGCATTATGCCCAACAATCTCGGCGTTCAGAACATCGACTTCAACTTTCTCGGGTACAGGGGCACCGGACGCGAGCGAGTATAGGCGGTCCTTGTCAACCATTTGAAAGAGATTAGTGAAACTCTGTATGGCAGTAATTGTGCGCTTGACGGCGTCTTCACTCTTCTGAATCTGTGCTTGGTCTAGGTCATGATGCTGTCCCGACTTCGGACTCTCGGGATCGTCGATGAGTCCACACATCTCCAAAAGGGCTTGATAGTACTCTGCCTGGGCAGAGGTCGTTCGACACCAACGCTGATAGGCCGGAAAATTGTTGAAGATACCAAACGAGCCTCCTGTTGAGACAAATTTTCATAGTGATGTTTTTATTAATAGTAATAATGAAACATAGCATTCGCTGATCTGATGTACTTTGCCTACCTGAAGACTTAGCAAACCGCATGAAAGTTTCCTCCATTGTCTTGTCAACAGCGCTGAGGGCTCCTGGGATAAGGGATCGGTCGACAGCGATGGCGCCTTTCCTGATGAGATCTGTGACTCCAGGATGTGTCACTTCCAGGTTAGTGAGGAAAATCTCGAACCAGGTCAAATACCTGAATTAAGAAGTGAACgtaatttatacaaatacagaaagtacataaatatcaaaataattgacAACATTTTCCTTTCGATGCTACCTGGAATAGTTGTGTCCGTCGTATGCGAAGAATAAGGGTGCCATGTCTCCGTTGCACTTGTGGAAAAGGGTCAGGTTGTTTGTTTTCACTGAGAGAAGAAGCATAAACACCAGTCTACTATGATCCATGACTGATAACCAGAAAACTGCCGTCTTGCCGAGATGTCCCTGTTCGCACCTTGTCCTAATACTCAAACAAACGACTAATGACATTGTGTGTGGACTCATCCCGAAGTGCTAGGTCGAGATTTTCTTGATCACATGACGAGATAAGATTCAGGAGCGCCTCAGGGGTGAGCTGGATTTCTTCCTCCTGGATGAAGCGTTCCAACAAGAGACGCTCAAGGGATTCACAGACAGTTTTCAGACAAAATAGAGCTTTGGCATATGCTTTTCCACTTAACACGCTCTTCAGACATCCACTCGTGACCAACTGGGCCTCCAGGAGAATTTCTGAGTACCCTGAACCGCGACACTTATGATTAGTTAGCATCCCCATATAGTTCATGGCAGTGTAGAATTGGCCAATGAGGACCAGATGATTGCTGTATCTGTCCGGAAATTTCCAGAGTAGTGGGAGCGCTTTCATACAAACACCTAGGTCAAATGTGTTGATTGTGTATGTTTGTCCAACTTCTGCTGATGCTTCCTCGGATTTCCGCAGTAGTTCTTGCACAACTTCGTATTGTGTGATGGGCTGATTAATTGGTACATAATAGTTTATGGTGGATTTCCTTTGAGGAGGAACACCGGTGCATGATATGAAACCCCCAAGGCCTGGAATCGTTTGCTTGTCTTGACTGGACATCGCcctgaaataatgaaaataggaCCTGTAGTGTTAAggacattttaaaactaattacTGTCACTTTCGTGAGCGGAACAACCTTACCTGCTGAGCATCCAGATATAGTAAACATGAAGACCTTTCTTGAATGCGTCGTTATTTTCCACAGGAGTTGTGAATGATGCCTCTGCTGGAAACTTTGGGCCCACTCTTATACCCAAGTTCATTGCCGGGAGAGTCTCTGTTGTGTCCGATGTAAGGCTCTGTTCTTTGGTCCTGTTGAAGGTTGGTAGAGTCCTATGGTGGCTTACATCTACGTCGGGTTTTGTCTCCTGGATCATGATGCCGCCCGCACTGTTGATAATGTTAGATCCATGTACATTTGTTGTTATCTTGTTCAGATTATCCCATTCACTATGGAAAACTTCGTTTGCATCTCCTGTTACTATAGATGGTGTGATGTATGTCGAAACTGCGTCGGTAGCTTTAGCGACGGCCGTCTCAAGTTCCAGTCCAAAGTCATACGATTCACAGTGGCCAAGTCTCTGGAGAATGGTGGTCAGACCTTTGCTGCGATACAAATGACGGATAGTGGCGCAAAGCAGAATGTGTTTAGGGAGTTTCCATTCGCTATCCGTGGCTATTCTACAGATATCTTGGCCTATGGATTGAACATATCGATGAGCCCTTTTATGCTGACAGGATTCGGAACCGGTCAAAACTAAGGAATCTTATGAGTTCATCGGGTAACAGGTTTTCTCCTTGATGTCTCATATCATCTGCAGTCGATGGCCACGGAAGAGCTTCTGAATCCATGAATGCCTCTCTGATGATACAACAGAGGGAAGTAGCAGACACCTTCATATAATCAGACGTTCCAACTTGATAGGCACATGCCATGGCATCTTGCAGTGTGATACTAGTGTTGTAGACCAGAAAGAAGGAAAATGATCCTCTGTTTTTCAGTGTTACTTTAGAAAAGGCTAAGAAATTCCCAAGAGTTTTATCCTTTTGTAATTTGTTCATAAGTTTTCGGCTCTATATCCAGGACTTGGTTCGTTCTGATTTTGCATCTCGAGAACATACATGTCACGCAGTGAACTGAGTTTCAAAACTTGGCAGTCATTTATAATTTCTTTTTGTCCGTACTCTTTGATAACTCCGTAAGCGTTTCTATGCGCGttcctgtttttaatatattCTGCATCTACACTTTCTACACGGGAATGGTGATAGTACTCCAAGTTGAATGCATTACGACATGCATCATGATATCGAGCCTCTTTGGCAAACAAGTCCTCCCCCTTGATTTTACGGACAAGATCTTCTTTTCCAAGGACGTTAGCCATATGTTCAATGCGTTTCCATGCAGGCTCTTTGTTTTTCCATGTTTAAAATCTGATGGTCCTGGTGGTTTTTCCgtgtattttaatttcaaacttGTCACAGAAAATGCATTCTTTGGAGAAAAGGCTACCAGTGCTTGATGTAGATTTTTGATTCCGGAGCGAATATGCCTGTGATGCAGAAGGTTGATCTAATACACTTGATTTCAGTCGATCTAACTTCgatgtgaaatgtaaataacagTTCCGGTGATAGCCATTGTTATCTAAATCGACACCATCCAGTGTTTCCGGTAAAAGATCACAGATAGCCTCCATACGACCAGGCGAACCAACATCCTCCTTCAGTCTTCGATCACGAATGCCAAGTAAATGACGTAGTTGTTCGTTGGGATCGCGCTTCGCAGATTGGAatgat
The nucleotide sequence above comes from Argopecten irradians isolate NY chromosome 1, Ai_NY, whole genome shotgun sequence. Encoded proteins:
- the LOC138310496 gene encoding uncharacterized protein; translation: MIQETKPDVDVSHHRTLPTFNRTKEQSLTSDTTETLPAMNLGIRVGPKFPAEASFTTPVENNDAFKKGLHVYYIWMLSRAMSSQDKQTIPGLGGFISCTGVPPQRKSTINYYVPINQPITQYEVVQELLRKSEEASAEVGQTYTINTFDLGVCMKALPLLWKFPDRYSNHLVLIGQFYTAMNYMGMLTNHKCRGSGYSEILLEAQLVTSGCLKSVLSGKAYAKALFCLKTVCESLERLLLERFIQEEEIQLTPEALLNLISSCDQENLDLALRDESTHNVISRLFEY